tgttctttgtaattttgcaacattcacttttaaTTGTTTCGTGGctcttattttccatttacattgttacaACCATTTTGTATGCtattttgttggttctgctgttttcattctgtatcagttcatgtaagtctttccatgtttctctatattcatcatattagtCATCTTTTATAGTTAACAAAAATTTCATAGGCCTCAATCATTTTCCAGGCACTATACTatttcacaataatatttcattacattcatatgccccaatttatttaaccattttccCATAGATTGGCATGTTTTCTGTTTCTAATTCTTGGCTACTACAAAAAGGGTTGTTTTGAATAGTTTGTGTatgttggattttctttttttcaatgacCTGACTCCCCAACACTTGAACCTAGAGTAGAGTCCCCTTTATTCTCCTTCTGAGTCACCCCCATCCATTGACCATAGCCTGCCCTGGCCCATTACTCGGGGGTTGTCTATTGAATCTTCATTATCTGCAGTTTCTCAAAGTGGTTGGAAAGTTCCTGGAGTTTCTTTTCCAGTTCCTGAGCGTGCTCCCTCAGTTTCACTGCTGTTATAGCCTTtgccccatttgacaaatgaactGAATCATTCACAAGGTTGACTGTATCTATTAGAAGAGAAACTCCAGCCAATGTTGCACTCATTATCCTAGCTTGTTTGGTCATGGCCAATGTTGTGCCCCGAAAAGCCTTATTGATTTGCCCCCTGTTTTTGCTGGAGACTCGTGCACCTGTCATAAGCTTGCGGGAAGCTTCCATCAAACGTGGATTGGTATTGGCTGCCTGGAACGCATTGTAGTGATTTTCAAGGTCTCTGACGATTTGACTATATTTCTTCAATCTAGAAAAGAGTTTAGGCGCCTCCTTTGACAGAACTTCCTCGGGGATATTAGCATTTGTATTTCCCTCAACGTCACTTAAAAGCTTCCTCCCTTTTAAGTCACTCACATGATCAATGATGCCTGCAGAAACACCAGTGACAGTGGCTGCTGCTCCCAAACCTAACCCAGTTATAGAGAGGGCCAAGCTCCCTCCTGCAGTTATAGGTGCTAGTGCAATCCCAATAATAGTCAGGACGCCAGAGACCACCCCAGTGGAACTGGCCACTACATTGGTAATCGTACAGTCCTTGTGGATCTCATCAATTTTGTCTGCCATGCTATAAAGGTCTTTGATATACTTTTCTAGTTCCAGTTTTGCCCTGGGAAATTCACATGAAAACATGTCCAATTTATGCTGCATTTCTTTGTATGCCATAATTTCATCAAAATCATCCATGTTTTCGTCAGGATCATCTGTGCTTTTTTCAGAATCCTCTAGACTTTCATTATCCATTTTCAGATCATCGGCTTCTATCAAAAACTGGTTCAGTTCATCAATTTCAGGCACGTTTTCATCAGGatcatctgtgattttatcagaaTCCTCTGGGTTCTCCATTTTCAGATCATCAGCTTTTATCACTGTGATGTGATACCCCAGGTTATCAGCATTATTTCTGTGAAGAACAGAAATCAAAAAATGATGTGGTTGCTTTGGGGATGGGAAAATAAGGATTCA
Above is a window of Gracilinanus agilis isolate LMUSP501 unplaced genomic scaffold, AgileGrace unplaced_scaffold91, whole genome shotgun sequence DNA encoding:
- the LOC123256700 gene encoding apolipoprotein L3-like encodes the protein NNADNLGYHITVIKADDLKMENPEDSDKITDDPDENVLEDSEKSTDDPDENMDDFDEIMAYKEMQHKLDMFSCEFPRAKLELEKYIKDLYSMADKIDEIHKDCTITNVVASSTGVVSGVLTIIGIALAPITAGGSLALSITGLGLGAAATVTGVSAGIIDHVSDLKGRKLLSDVEGNTNANIPEEVLSKEAPKLFSRLKKYSQIVRDLENHYNAFQAANTNPRLMEASRKLMTGARVSSKNRGQINKAFRGTTLAMTKQARIMSATLAGVSLLIDTVNLVNDSVHLSNGAKAITAVKLREHAQELEKKLQELSNHFEKLQIMKIQ